The following are encoded together in the Bacteroidia bacterium genome:
- a CDS encoding T9SS type A sorting domain-containing protein has protein sequence MMPRRLTIGLVGCIVVAALISIGFVPGPKFARLLPGKKERPHKTQSISFHWYDMGPNNMGGRIRALAFDKNNTLFAAASGGVWKSFNTGLTWERVYGFNENMTATSIAIDPTTSKIYVGTGDIVFTDKLYLLGPTANINTVRNGYLSYAGQPGRGVYVSTDGGNNFSNQNATWDNANFPFPLTNFEVDTPWVSTQKLLAYNGRVWAATIRGLFYTDDDFQTVTLASCEADPIFQERKFMDVQRLGNGKILAATDSSIYSSTDNGVTFVNITKELKFNSFDPDTIVGGTRIALAVGNLNQNAVFAAGYGNGKLRGVWYSYDGGDTWAKVGPSSGGVFDPLNSTVSGIRSEAGRYAFTLVVHPEYNDAVFLGGQKWYLYAPQDGWVQAAYDQPGAYQYGYYMPHNIFTAAVSPYDNQMYIATENGLFKYLKNPNSGSPSLVLASRGLNASLLYNVSIASNGDVYASSNGFGIISKLASSGATQDFNVVYPSVGGYVAVSKFDHSKMLRTLPYGIIERSFNKGQSFERFWNVQEATPFDTVNIVSGTVTEPGDKGPWIGPLILDEVVVNSVVKDSNNKYNNPSYVYFTTNRKLWTITNPFGSTNEPPVPYFTNTSIPLNASNNDEPSALAVSGDTNHVVYVGMRSGRIIRVKRAHDPVNMQASYCKEIESANGGQLPDRWISSMHVDPHNPNVLFVTFAGYSTTDPLSLDNLWVSLNAQDDTPTFESMQGTLSNIPIYSVQVDPSPAKAFIAVGTEWGVFAAPYDSTYSDVANTFWDEANDGAMGRVPVYGFTYKSHITKTSILPSGKSIIDIYPEQELRKLVVATHGRGMMYSDITVARLEELALNDPKNNLNLNLYPNPAQTISHIDFNVPANTHLDLTVYSIDGRTIKPTQNFVLQTGENTLELNTQGIQAGIYLLDLKFTGGLNCAKSIRWVVKH, from the coding sequence ATGATGCCACGAAGATTAACTATTGGATTGGTTGGCTGTATAGTAGTAGCTGCGCTCATCAGCATAGGATTTGTTCCGGGACCAAAGTTTGCACGCTTGCTTCCGGGTAAAAAAGAGCGTCCACACAAAACGCAGTCTATTTCATTTCATTGGTACGATATGGGCCCCAACAATATGGGAGGGCGCATCCGTGCATTAGCATTTGACAAAAACAACACTCTTTTTGCCGCAGCATCCGGCGGGGTATGGAAATCTTTTAATACCGGCTTAACATGGGAAAGAGTTTATGGCTTTAATGAAAATATGACGGCTACATCAATAGCCATAGATCCAACTACAAGCAAAATATATGTAGGAACTGGTGATATAGTATTTACAGATAAACTCTATCTTTTAGGGCCTACTGCAAATATCAACACAGTTCGTAATGGCTATTTGTCGTATGCAGGCCAACCTGGACGCGGAGTATATGTTTCTACCGACGGAGGAAATAATTTCAGCAACCAAAATGCAACATGGGATAATGCAAACTTCCCTTTTCCGCTTACCAATTTTGAAGTTGATACACCTTGGGTATCCACTCAAAAACTATTAGCATACAACGGTCGTGTGTGGGCTGCTACTATTCGCGGGTTATTTTATACTGATGATGACTTTCAAACTGTAACATTAGCCTCTTGCGAAGCAGACCCGATTTTCCAAGAGCGTAAGTTTATGGATGTTCAGCGTTTAGGAAATGGGAAAATATTGGCAGCTACTGATTCCAGTATTTATAGCTCCACAGATAATGGCGTTACATTTGTAAATATTACCAAAGAATTAAAGTTTAATAGTTTTGACCCGGATACGATAGTGGGAGGCACCCGGATTGCATTAGCAGTTGGTAACTTAAATCAAAACGCGGTGTTTGCTGCCGGCTATGGAAATGGTAAACTACGTGGTGTTTGGTATTCTTATGACGGGGGAGACACTTGGGCAAAAGTAGGTCCAAGTTCAGGAGGGGTATTTGACCCGCTTAACTCCACCGTGAGCGGTATCAGAAGTGAAGCCGGACGCTATGCATTTACATTAGTAGTTCATCCTGAATATAATGATGCGGTGTTTTTAGGCGGACAAAAGTGGTATTTATACGCTCCCCAAGACGGTTGGGTACAAGCTGCTTATGACCAGCCAGGCGCATATCAATACGGATACTATATGCCACACAATATTTTTACGGCTGCGGTTTCTCCTTATGATAACCAAATGTATATAGCTACCGAAAATGGCTTATTCAAATATTTGAAGAACCCTAACTCAGGTTCACCTAGCTTAGTATTAGCAAGCCGTGGCTTGAATGCCTCCTTACTATACAACGTTTCCATAGCCTCTAATGGGGATGTTTATGCTTCATCAAATGGATTTGGGATTATCAGTAAATTAGCTTCCAGTGGAGCTACACAAGATTTCAATGTGGTATATCCGTCAGTAGGCGGGTACGTTGCTGTATCAAAATTTGACCATTCAAAAATGCTACGCACCTTACCTTATGGAATCATTGAGCGTTCATTTAACAAAGGCCAAAGTTTTGAGCGGTTTTGGAACGTACAGGAGGCTACTCCTTTTGATACCGTAAATATTGTAAGCGGAACAGTAACAGAACCGGGAGATAAGGGGCCTTGGATTGGGCCACTAATCTTAGATGAGGTTGTGGTAAATTCAGTAGTAAAAGACAGCAATAATAAATACAATAATCCGTCTTACGTTTATTTTACTACGAATCGGAAGCTTTGGACAATCACCAATCCCTTTGGGAGCACCAATGAGCCGCCGGTTCCATACTTTACCAATACTTCTATTCCGTTAAATGCGAGTAACAATGACGAGCCTTCGGCTTTAGCTGTTAGTGGAGATACAAACCACGTTGTGTATGTGGGAATGCGCTCTGGACGAATTATTCGGGTGAAACGTGCGCATGACCCCGTAAATATGCAAGCCTCCTATTGTAAAGAAATAGAATCTGCCAATGGCGGCCAGTTACCGGATAGATGGATTTCAAGTATGCACGTAGATCCACATAATCCCAATGTTCTCTTTGTAACCTTTGCAGGCTATTCAACGACTGACCCACTTTCCTTAGATAACTTATGGGTTTCTCTGAATGCCCAAGATGATACGCCAACTTTTGAATCCATGCAAGGGACACTTTCTAATATACCAATTTATAGCGTTCAGGTGGATCCAAGCCCAGCCAAAGCCTTTATCGCCGTTGGAACAGAATGGGGTGTTTTTGCTGCTCCTTATGATTCAACTTATTCAGATGTAGCCAATACTTTCTGGGACGAAGCTAATGACGGAGCTATGGGTAGAGTACCCGTTTATGGATTTACCTATAAATCACATATTACCAAGACCTCCATCTTGCCATCCGGAAAATCTATCATTGATATTTATCCCGAACAAGAACTACGTAAATTAGTAGTAGCTACGCATGGTAGAGGTATGATGTATTCTGATATTACGGTAGCTAGGCTGGAGGAACTTGCCCTAAATGACCCCAAAAACAACCTGAATTTGAACCTGTATCCTAATCCGGCGCAAACTATTTCTCATATAGATTTTAATGTTCCGGCAAATACCCATCTTGACTTAACTGTTTATTCAATAGACGGACGAACTATTAAACCTACCCAAAACTTTGTATTGCAAACAGGTGAAAATACCCTTGAACTAAATACCCAAGGTATTCAAGCAGGGATATATTTATTAGACTTAAAATTCACCGGCGGCTTAAATTGTGCTAAGTCAATTCGCTGGGTCGTAAAACATTGA